A region of the Longimicrobiaceae bacterium genome:
CACCACCCCTCCGTCCCGGGCGCGCCCTTGAAGGGGCCCGCCACCCCCGAGGTGACCCACCCGCCGTAGAAGCTCCCCGGCTGGGGCGCCGCGACCTCCCCGTCCACCGTGCACTCGTCCATCCCCTGCGGGTGGAAGGCGACGTGGTCCCGGAGCAGCGCGTAGTCCGGGAGCGGCGCCGGATAGCTCCACGCCGCGCGGGGGCGGAGCACGCCGCCGGCCTCCACGTCCCAGTAGCGGGCGACCCCCTTCCACTCGCACAGGGTCGTCCCCCG
Encoded here:
- a CDS encoding DUF427 domain-containing protein; protein product: MHRTPPGPGQESAWDYPRPPRIEPAARHLRVVLGGVVVAETHRGIRVLETAHPPVYYFPPEDVLPGALHEARGTTLCEWKGVARYWDVEAGGVLRPRAAWSYPAPLPDYALLRDHVAFHPQGMDECTVDGEVAAPQPGSFYGGWVTSGVAGPFKGAPGTEGW